In Methanorbis rubei, the DNA window TGTACTCCCATAATGGTAGATAAGTTCATTGTGACGGGACATAAACATATTGAACATTTCAGACGGAGTTGACGCGGTGGCGGTCCATCAGATTGAAACAAAGGTCGGCGAGTACATTCGGGACAACTACAAATCAGCGGTTGAAATAGGATTCGGCGGGAAAACAACAGCGGCAGAGATTGTTCAAAACGCCGGGCATCCAATCCTCTGTACTGATGTTCACTCGTATGCAGGAGCGGCTGTCCCCGCAGTCGTGGATGACGTGTTTTTACCGACGCTGACGTGCTATGCGGGGGCAGACGTCCTGTATGCGATACGACCGGGCACCGAAATAATTCCTCCGATGATCGAACTTGCAAGGCGCATCAATGCAGATCTAATTGTCTATCATCTCGGGTTTGAACTCTACGAAGACGGCGGCGAACGGCTGAATGCGAAAGGAATTCAGCTTCACCGGTACGTGAAGCGCTCCTAAAAAGTATTTAATGGCTGATAGCCAATACGCTTATACATCCTTCAGGTTTTTTTCCATGAATAAAGCGCAAAAGAAATGGCTGATCATCTCAGTGGCCATCAGTGTAGTTGTACTGGTGGTAATGCTTCTTTTGACGTT includes these proteins:
- a CDS encoding UPF0146 family protein, producing MNISDGVDAVAVHQIETKVGEYIRDNYKSAVEIGFGGKTTAAEIVQNAGHPILCTDVHSYAGAAVPAVVDDVFLPTLTCYAGADVLYAIRPGTEIIPPMIELARRINADLIVYHLGFELYEDGGERLNAKGIQLHRYVKRS